Part of the bacterium genome is shown below.
ACCCGGCGAGCGGGAAGGCTGTCGTGATCGACCCCGGGGACGAGGCCGACGAGATCCTCCGCCAGTTGGCCGCGCGGGGATGGACCCTCGACAAGATCCTTCTCACCCACGGACACTTCGATCACGTGGGGGCGGTCGCGGCCCTCAAGGAGCGGACGGGGGCGAGCGTCCACATCCATCCGGACGACGCGGAACAGATGCGGACGGCGGGCCGCCAAGGCGCGATGTTCGGGCTGCACGTTCCCGCTCCTCCGCCCCCGGACGTGCTGGTGCGGGAGGGCGACGCCGTTCCCCTGGGGGACGTCGCGTTCCGCGTTCTCCACACTCCGGGGCACACACCCGGACACGTGACGTATCTTTGCGGTGACCTCGCCTTCGTGGGCGATCTCATCTTCGAGGGGTCCATCGGCCGGACGGATCTCCCCGGAGGCTCCCTCGACGACCTGCTTCTCGCGGTCCGGGAGAAGATCTTCACGCTGCCCGGGGAGACCGTTCTCCTGCCGGGGCACGGACCGGCCACGACGGTGGGGGAGGAGATGCGCGGGAACCCATTCTTTACGGGGGGGGAGGACGCAGGCAGATGACCATGCTTTCCGGCAAGGAGATCGTCCTCGGAGTCACCGGGGGGATCGCGGCATACAAGGCGTGCGAGATCGTCCGCTCGCTGCGAAAGGAGGGCGCGGGCGTCCGGGTGATCCTCACCGCCTCCGGGGCGCGGTTCATCACCCCGCTCACCCTGCAGACCCTTTCGAAGAACCCGGTCTGTACCGACCTGTTCGACCTCATCACCGAGTCCGAGATCGGTCACATCTCCCTCGCGCAGCGGGCGAATCTCCTGATGATCGCGCCGGCCACCGCGAACATCCTCGGGAAGATCCGGTGCGGCATCGCGGACGACATGCTCTCGACCGTGGTGATGGCCACCGACGCGCCGGTCCTCCTCGCGCCCGCGATGAACAGCCAGATGTACGCCTCTCCGGCGGTGCGGGAAAACGTGGAAGTCCTCCAGGAGCGGGGGTTCACATTCGTGGACCCGGACGAGGGGGAGCTCGCCTGCGGCACGGTGGGCCCGGGGCGTCTCGCCGACACGGAGAGGATCGTCGAGATGGCCAGGATCCTCCTGGCGGAGAAGCTTTTGGGCGGGAAGAGGGTCGTGGTGGGGGCGGGGCCCACGGCGGAGGACATCGATCCGGTCCGGTTCATCACGAACCGGTCGAGCGGCAAGATGGGGTTCGCCATGGCGGTCGCCGCCAGGCGTTTCGGCGCGGACGTGACCCTCGTCGCGGGACCGACCCGGCTGCCGGATCCCCCGTTCGTGAAAACGGTCCGGGTCCGGTCCGCGAAGGAGATGATGGGGGCGGTGACGATGGCGGCGGAAACGGCGGACGTGGTGGTGATGGCGGCGGCGGTGGCGGACTTCCGCCCGGAATCCGCGGCACCCCAGAAGATCAAGAAGGAGGCGTTCGACGGGCGGATCCCGCTGGTCCCCACGGAGGACATCCTCGCTTCCCTCGGGCAGTCCAGGGGGACCCGCGTTCTCGTCGGGTTCGCGGCCGAGACGAACGACCTCGCGGGGAACGCGGTCGACAAGATGCGCCGGAAGAATCTCGACGCGATCGTGGCGAACGACGTCTCCCGGCCCGACATCGGGTTCGGTTCCGACAGCAACGAGGTCCGGGTCTACTTTTCGGACGGAACCGCGCTCGACCTCGCGATGGCGGGCAAGGACGCGATCGCCTCCGCCGTCTGGCGGGCGGTCTGCCGGAAGTTCCTCCCCGGATGAGCCGGGCCGTTTCCCGCGGGATGCTGGCGGCGTGGCTCCGGGAGGTCGGGGTGGACTACGTTCTCCGGCCGTCGCCCGGCGGGGAATCCCTCGAGGATCTCCGGAAAGAGTTGAACGAGTGCCGCCGATGCCCGCTATGCAAGGGGCGCAGCACGGTCGTCTTCGGGGTCGGAAACCCTCGCGCCCGCCTGATGTTCGTCGGCGAGGGACCCGGGTCCGAGGAGGACCGCCGGGGAGAGCCGTTCGTCGGGGCCGCCGGGAAGCGGCTCGATCAATGGATCGCGCGGATCGGCCTTCGTCGGGAGGACGTCTACATCGCCAACATCGTGAAGTGCCGCCCGCCGGACAACCGCGCCCCGACCCCCGAGGAGGCGAAAGTGTGCCTCCCCTACCTGTTGCGCCAGATCCGCGCGATCCGCCCCGAAATCATTTGCACTCTCGGCGCGACCGCGCTGAATTTCCTGTTGGGAGTCGAGGAGAAGATCACCCGGGAGCGGGGGAAGTGGAGGGAACGGGACGGCGTCCCCGTCCTCCCCACGTATCACCCCGCCTTCATCCTGCGCAACGCCGCCCGGGAGGCGGAAGTGTTCGGGGACTTCGATGCCCTCGCCTCGCGTCTCCGCATTCCTCCGGCGACATGACGGGCCCCCGTTCGGAGCCGGCGACCTGCTTGCGCGAGGTCCGGGTCAGCCGGAAAGGCGAGGAGCGGCTGCGCTCCGGCCATCCGTGGGTGTTCGGGGACGACCTGCGCGACGTGCCGACGGGCCTCCCGGCGGGAGAGTGGGCAAGTGTGCGCTCGCGGTCGGGAGAGCCGCTCGGAACGGCGACGATCAACCTCGGGTCGCGGATCGCCCTGCGTCGCGTGTCCCGGGAGGATGTCGGGCCGACGGAGGCGTTCCTCGGGGACCGGCTGCGCGAGGCGTGCGAGCGGCGCGCCGAGGCCGGGATGGGAGGGGAACGGGCCCTGCGGATCCTCTACTCCGAGGGCGATTTCCTCCCCGGGGTGATCGCGGACCGGTACGGCGATCTCCTCTCGCTCCAGATCCTGACGGCGGGGATGGAGACCGTCCGGGATCTTCTCCTCGACGTCCTCGAGCGCCGCTTCCGGCCGCGGATGATCTACGAGCGGTCCGAAGGCGGGGGGCGCAGACACGAAGGCCTGCCGGAGCGGAAGGGGCCTGCCCGCGGCGAGGGGTCGACCCGTGAAGAGATCGAGACGGACGGGGTCCGCTTTACCGTGGACGTGGACGCGGGCCCGAAGACGGGCTTCTTCCTCGACCAGCGAAGGAATCGCGGCATCGTCCGCGGCCTGGCGGAGGGGAAGACGGTGCTCGACGGTTTCTGCGCCGCGGGAGGGTTCGGCCTGTACGCCCTCGCCGGGGGGGCGAAAAGCGTTCTTGCGATCGACGCCTCGCGTCCGGCCGTCGAGGCCGCGCGCGCGAACGCCGCGTTGAACGGCGTTTCCGGGCAGTGGGAGGGGGAGGCGGAGGACCTCTTCCAGGCGCTTCGAAACTTGAGGGACGTCGGGCGGCGGTTCGACCTGGTGATCCTCGACCCGCCGTCGTTCGCAAAGTCCCGCGAGGGGAGGGAGGGGGCGTTGCGCGGATACCGGGACATCAACCGGATGGCGCTTTCGGTCCTCTCTCCCGGGGGTTTTCTCGCCACCTCGTCCTGCACGCAGTTGATCGACGGGGCGCAATGGGTCGACGCCCTCCGGGACGCGGCGGGCGACGCCGGGGCCGACCTCGAGAGGATCGCGTGGGGAGGACAGCCGCCCGATCACCCGGTGCTCCTGTCCGTTCCCGAAACCGACTACCTGAAATTCGCCGTCTACAGGAAGCGACTGCCATGAGACTTCCCCGCCGCAAATCGATCTTCGCGTTCATGGGATGGAGGTGGTTGTGCGCCGCGGGCCTGATCCTGCTCGCCGCTCCGGGAGTCGCCCTTCCCGCCGGGCCGGCGGGGAAGGGGGTGCTCGTCGCCACCATCGCCGCCCCGATCGGCCCCGTGACGGCGGACTACCTCTCCTCGGTCCTCGAGCGGGCGGCCGTAGAGGACGCGGGAATCATCGTGGTCGAGCTGGACACGCCGGGGGGACTCGATTCCGCGATGCGGGAGATGGTGCAGGCGATCCTCAAGAGCCGGGTTCCCGTCGTGGTGTACGTGGCGCCGCAGGGGGCGCGGGCGGCGTCCGCGGGGGTGATGATCACGCTGGCGGCCGACGTGGCGGCGATGGCGCCCGGGACCAACATCGGCGCGGCCCACCCGGTCAGCATGGGGGGCGGCGCGATGGACAACACGATGTCGCGGAAGGTGGAAAACGACGCGGCGGCCTACGCACGCTCGCTGGCCGCGGGCCGGGGGCGAAACGCCGACTGGGCGGAGAGCGCCGTGCGGGAAAGCGCCTCCCTCTCGGAGAAAGACGCCCTCGACAGGCATGTCGTCGACCTGGTCGCCGCGTCCCTTCCCGACCTGCTCGCCCGGATCGACGGGAGGGTGGTCCGCAAGGGCGACGGGACGGTGACCCTCCGGACGAAAGACGCGCCCGTCACCCGCGTGCCCATGGGCCTTCGCCACCGCGTGCTGTCCGCCCTGGCGAACCCCAACATCGCCTACATCCTGATGATGATCGGCGTCTACGGAATCTACTTCGAGCTGGCCTCCCCCGGCGCGGTGTTCCCCGGAGTGGTGGGAGGGATCTCGCTCCTCCTGGCCTTCTACGCCCTGCAGACCCTCTCGGCGAGCTACGCCGGCTTCCTGCTGATCCTTCTCTCCCTCCTCCTCTTCTTCCTCGAGCTGAAGGTCCAGTCGCACGGGGCGTTGGCGATCGGGGGGATCGTCGCGATGATCCTTGGGAGCCTGATGCTCTTCCGGGGGAGCGCCGACCCGTATCTGCGCGTCTCCTGGGGCGTGCTGGCCACCATGGTCGCGCTGTCGGCGGTCTTCTTCGGCACGGTCATCCTGCTCGCCGTGCGCAGCCAGCTGCGCAGGCCGTCCACCGGTACGGAGGGGATGGCCGGGGAGGTCGGGGAGGCGGTCACGGACATCGACCCGAAGGGGAAAGTGCGCGTTGTCGGCGAGCTGTGGGACGCGCGGTGCGACCGTCCCGTCCGCAAGGGGGAGCCGGTGATCGTGA
Proteins encoded:
- a CDS encoding MBL fold metallo-hydrolase codes for the protein MTDVRPVRVLAMEVGPLAENTYIVGHPASGKAVVIDPGDEADEILRQLAARGWTLDKILLTHGHFDHVGAVAALKERTGASVHIHPDDAEQMRTAGRQGAMFGLHVPAPPPPDVLVREGDAVPLGDVAFRVLHTPGHTPGHVTYLCGDLAFVGDLIFEGSIGRTDLPGGSLDDLLLAVREKIFTLPGETVLLPGHGPATTVGEEMRGNPFFTGGEDAGR
- the coaBC gene encoding bifunctional phosphopantothenoylcysteine decarboxylase/phosphopantothenate--cysteine ligase CoaBC, encoding MLSGKEIVLGVTGGIAAYKACEIVRSLRKEGAGVRVILTASGARFITPLTLQTLSKNPVCTDLFDLITESEIGHISLAQRANLLMIAPATANILGKIRCGIADDMLSTVVMATDAPVLLAPAMNSQMYASPAVRENVEVLQERGFTFVDPDEGELACGTVGPGRLADTERIVEMARILLAEKLLGGKRVVVGAGPTAEDIDPVRFITNRSSGKMGFAMAVAARRFGADVTLVAGPTRLPDPPFVKTVRVRSAKEMMGAVTMAAETADVVVMAAAVADFRPESAAPQKIKKEAFDGRIPLVPTEDILASLGQSRGTRVLVGFAAETNDLAGNAVDKMRRKNLDAIVANDVSRPDIGFGSDSNEVRVYFSDGTALDLAMAGKDAIASAVWRAVCRKFLPG
- a CDS encoding uracil-DNA glycosylase codes for the protein MLAAWLREVGVDYVLRPSPGGESLEDLRKELNECRRCPLCKGRSTVVFGVGNPRARLMFVGEGPGSEEDRRGEPFVGAAGKRLDQWIARIGLRREDVYIANIVKCRPPDNRAPTPEEAKVCLPYLLRQIRAIRPEIICTLGATALNFLLGVEEKITRERGKWRERDGVPVLPTYHPAFILRNAAREAEVFGDFDALASRLRIPPAT
- a CDS encoding class I SAM-dependent rRNA methyltransferase translates to MREVRVSRKGEERLRSGHPWVFGDDLRDVPTGLPAGEWASVRSRSGEPLGTATINLGSRIALRRVSREDVGPTEAFLGDRLREACERRAEAGMGGERALRILYSEGDFLPGVIADRYGDLLSLQILTAGMETVRDLLLDVLERRFRPRMIYERSEGGGRRHEGLPERKGPARGEGSTREEIETDGVRFTVDVDAGPKTGFFLDQRRNRGIVRGLAEGKTVLDGFCAAGGFGLYALAGGAKSVLAIDASRPAVEAARANAALNGVSGQWEGEAEDLFQALRNLRDVGRRFDLVILDPPSFAKSREGREGALRGYRDINRMALSVLSPGGFLATSSCTQLIDGAQWVDALRDAAGDAGADLERIAWGGQPPDHPVLLSVPETDYLKFAVYRKRLP
- a CDS encoding nodulation protein NfeD yields the protein MGWRWLCAAGLILLAAPGVALPAGPAGKGVLVATIAAPIGPVTADYLSSVLERAAVEDAGIIVVELDTPGGLDSAMREMVQAILKSRVPVVVYVAPQGARAASAGVMITLAADVAAMAPGTNIGAAHPVSMGGGAMDNTMSRKVENDAAAYARSLAAGRGRNADWAESAVRESASLSEKDALDRHVVDLVAASLPDLLARIDGRVVRKGDGTVTLRTKDAPVTRVPMGLRHRVLSALANPNIAYILMMIGVYGIYFELASPGAVFPGVVGGISLLLAFYALQTLSASYAGFLLILLSLLLFFLELKVQSHGALAIGGIVAMILGSLMLFRGSADPYLRVSWGVLATMVALSAVFFGTVILLAVRSQLRRPSTGTEGMAGEVGEAVTDIDPKGKVRVVGELWDARCDRPVRKGEPVIVKAVDGMTLVVEPGKDR